From uncultured Roseateles sp., the proteins below share one genomic window:
- a CDS encoding ABC transporter permease, translating to MLVSAYALPRVSWRFLPVLQRNLLVWIKLAGPSILGNIAEPLITLVAFGYGLGAMIGQIDGLPYILYLASGSIAVSATMAASFEALYSAFSRMQMQKTWESIMNAPVSLDDIVFAEMLWAALKAMFSVAAILIVLFVMNISRAPTMLLALPVLGFVGITFASMALVFNALAKGYDFFTYYFTLVLTPMTFLSGVYFPISQMPEWLQLIAHVLPLSAAVELVRPLIIGQWPEHWLGPLAVLAAYAVVGYYIALVLTRRRFFR from the coding sequence ATGCTCGTATCCGCCTATGCCTTGCCCCGCGTCAGCTGGCGCTTTCTGCCGGTGCTGCAGCGCAATCTGCTGGTCTGGATCAAGCTCGCCGGCCCCAGCATCCTGGGCAATATCGCCGAACCCCTCATCACCCTGGTCGCCTTCGGCTATGGCCTGGGCGCGATGATCGGCCAGATCGATGGCCTGCCCTACATCCTCTACCTCGCCTCGGGCAGCATTGCCGTCAGCGCGACGATGGCGGCCAGCTTCGAGGCCTTGTACTCCGCCTTCTCGCGCATGCAGATGCAGAAGACCTGGGAGAGCATCATGAACGCGCCTGTGTCGCTGGACGACATCGTGTTCGCCGAGATGCTCTGGGCGGCGCTGAAGGCGATGTTCTCGGTGGCCGCCATCCTGATCGTGCTGTTCGTGATGAATATCAGCCGTGCGCCGACGATGTTGCTGGCGCTGCCGGTGCTGGGCTTTGTCGGCATCACCTTCGCGTCGATGGCCCTCGTCTTCAATGCCCTGGCCAAGGGCTACGACTTCTTCACCTACTACTTCACCCTGGTGCTGACGCCGATGACTTTTTTGTCCGGCGTCTATTTCCCTATCAGCCAGATGCCCGAGTGGCTGCAGCTGATCGCCCATGTGCTGCCCTTGTCGGCGGCCGTTGAGTTGGTGCGACCGCTGATCATCGGCCAATGGCCCGAGCACTGGCTGGGTCCGCTGGCCGTGCTCGCTGCCTACGCCGTCGTGGGCTATTACATTGCCCTGGTGCTGACGCGCCGGCGCTTTTTCCGCTGA
- a CDS encoding helix-turn-helix domain-containing protein, giving the protein MSALQNRLENALAYRKTLGPEPPARINKSQLAKACKVKPASVADWFNGTTQRLRAETSLLAAAYLKVNADWLATGRGSMTDPAAQQARSVAEPPAQWAEIRPRVSVGELANLIAVAVSDLSYARRKSLADSLTVLALNGPDPDQVDVINTLANGLEIEAPAPALVSWHQAALGVAEHHPDVDKRPSYVQFVRDVARYMAEQCGITPQKAPASAPVSQ; this is encoded by the coding sequence ATGAGCGCCCTACAGAACCGCCTCGAAAACGCCCTGGCCTACCGCAAGACACTGGGGCCGGAGCCCCCGGCAAGGATCAACAAGAGCCAGCTCGCCAAGGCGTGCAAGGTCAAGCCCGCTTCCGTGGCTGATTGGTTCAACGGCACCACGCAGCGGCTGCGGGCCGAGACATCGCTGCTGGCGGCCGCCTATCTGAAGGTCAATGCCGACTGGCTGGCCACGGGCCGGGGCAGCATGACCGACCCCGCAGCGCAGCAAGCCCGTAGCGTGGCCGAGCCGCCGGCACAGTGGGCCGAGATCCGGCCGCGCGTCAGTGTGGGCGAGCTGGCGAACCTCATCGCCGTCGCGGTCAGCGATCTGTCATATGCTCGCCGCAAGAGCTTGGCCGACAGCCTCACGGTGCTGGCGCTCAATGGGCCAGATCCCGACCAGGTGGACGTGATCAACACATTGGCCAACGGCCTGGAGATCGAGGCGCCGGCCCCCGCGCTGGTGTCTTGGCACCAGGCCGCGCTGGGTGTGGCCGAACATCATCCAGACGTCGATAAGCGGCCCAGCTATGTGCAATTCGTGCGCGACGTGGCCCGTTACATGGCTGAGCAGTGCGGAATAACCCCACAAAAGGCGCCCGCGTCCGCCCCCGTTTCTCAATAA
- the dsbD gene encoding protein-disulfide reductase DsbD: MLKLLLRSLLALLLSIAGAAHAADDFLEPEQAFKLAVRALNPNMLEVSYAIAPGYYMYREQFKLEAQGAAVGALDYPKGKVKFDETFQKEVETYRERFVLQVPVTPAVGAFKLSVTGQGCADKGLCYPPLTQVAEVDLSDPNAARIKLVSADDQAVAAAAGPSSAGGESSQLDAALQSGRFWTVVGVFFIAGLLLSLTPCVLPMLPILSSIIVGRSGASASRGRSFLLAVSYSLGMALIYTALGVAAGLAGEGLAAALQKPWVLGLFALALVGFSLSMFGVYELQLPQALTGGLSSASQRLPAGQFAGVFVMGGVSALIVSPCVAAPLAGALVYISQSRDVLLGGTALFALACGMSVPLLLLGASAGALLPRAGAWMDGVKHFFGLLLLGVALWTVQPVLPAGLVLALWGALLIGGAIVFGLFEPAHQHGRPRLWLRKTVTAVAALFGLLQLIGAASGGHDPLQPLRHWVGAADATGPAGQPASFQRVRSVAELDAVLASAGRPVMLDFYADWCVSCKEMERFTFNEPAVRQRLGKALLLQADVTANSEADKALLRRFHLFGPPGIIFFDAQGRELDGVRVIGFQDAERFAKSLAAAGI, encoded by the coding sequence ATGCTGAAACTCCTGCTCCGATCCCTGCTGGCCCTGCTGCTGAGCATCGCCGGCGCGGCCCATGCCGCCGATGACTTTCTGGAGCCCGAACAGGCCTTCAAGCTGGCAGTGCGGGCGCTCAATCCGAACATGCTGGAAGTCAGCTACGCGATTGCGCCGGGCTATTACATGTACCGCGAGCAGTTCAAGCTCGAGGCGCAAGGCGCGGCCGTCGGTGCGCTGGACTATCCCAAGGGCAAGGTCAAGTTCGACGAGACCTTTCAGAAAGAGGTCGAGACCTACCGCGAGCGCTTCGTGCTGCAGGTGCCGGTCACGCCGGCCGTCGGGGCGTTCAAGCTCTCGGTCACCGGTCAGGGCTGTGCGGACAAGGGGCTGTGCTATCCGCCGCTGACCCAGGTGGCCGAGGTCGATCTGTCCGATCCGAATGCCGCGCGTATCAAGCTGGTCAGCGCAGACGACCAAGCCGTGGCGGCTGCCGCCGGCCCGAGCAGCGCAGGCGGAGAGAGTTCACAGCTCGATGCCGCTCTGCAATCGGGCCGCTTCTGGACCGTCGTCGGCGTGTTCTTCATCGCCGGCCTGCTGCTGTCGCTGACACCCTGCGTGCTGCCGATGCTGCCGATACTGTCGTCCATCATCGTCGGCCGCAGCGGTGCGTCGGCCTCGCGAGGCCGGTCCTTCCTGCTGGCGGTCAGCTACTCGCTGGGCATGGCCCTGATCTACACCGCCCTGGGCGTGGCCGCCGGCTTGGCCGGCGAGGGGCTTGCCGCCGCATTGCAAAAGCCCTGGGTGCTGGGCCTGTTCGCGCTGGCCCTGGTCGGCTTCTCGCTGTCGATGTTCGGCGTCTACGAACTGCAACTGCCCCAGGCGCTGACCGGTGGCCTGTCGAGCGCCTCGCAGCGCCTGCCTGCCGGCCAGTTCGCCGGCGTGTTTGTGATGGGAGGCGTGTCGGCGCTGATCGTCAGCCCCTGCGTGGCCGCGCCGCTGGCCGGTGCCCTGGTCTATATCAGCCAGAGCCGCGATGTCCTGCTCGGCGGTACGGCCTTGTTCGCCCTGGCTTGTGGCATGAGCGTGCCCCTGCTGCTGCTGGGCGCCTCGGCAGGTGCGCTGCTGCCGCGCGCTGGCGCCTGGATGGATGGCGTCAAGCATTTCTTCGGTCTGCTGCTGCTGGGCGTGGCGCTGTGGACGGTGCAGCCCGTGCTACCCGCCGGCCTGGTGCTGGCTCTGTGGGGCGCCTTGCTGATCGGCGGTGCCATTGTGTTCGGCCTGTTCGAGCCGGCCCATCAGCATGGCCGCCCGCGCCTGTGGCTGCGCAAGACCGTGACTGCCGTCGCCGCGCTGTTCGGCCTGCTGCAGCTGATAGGTGCCGCCTCCGGTGGCCATGACCCGCTGCAGCCGCTGCGTCATTGGGTTGGTGCTGCCGACGCGACCGGCCCGGCCGGCCAGCCAGCGAGCTTTCAGCGCGTGCGCAGCGTGGCCGAACTCGACGCCGTGCTGGCCAGCGCCGGCCGCCCGGTGATGCTGGATTTCTATGCCGACTGGTGCGTGTCCTGCAAGGAGATGGAGCGTTTCACCTTCAACGAGCCGGCCGTGCGCCAGCGCCTGGGCAAGGCCCTGTTGCTGCAGGCCGATGTCACCGCCAATAGCGAGGCCGACAAGGCCTTGTTGCGTCGCTTTCACCTGTTCGGCCCGCCCGGCATCATCTTCTTCGACGCCCAGGGCAGGGAGCTGGACGGCGTGCGCGTGATCGGTTTCCAGGACGCCGAACGCTTCGCCAAGTCGCTCGCCGCAGCCGGTATCTGA
- a CDS encoding DUF6232 family protein, which yields MDEAEFLREGAILVTTNRIELDGQTFAVRNIGSVKVTRPGTPIWALVVGILGAAMGANPDTRIFGVMVLLAAGLWVWQQVRIRRLVLVSGGGESVALQSTNGALIERVRAAIAQAISAR from the coding sequence ATGGATGAAGCCGAGTTCCTGCGCGAGGGCGCGATCCTGGTCACAACCAATCGCATCGAGCTCGACGGCCAGACCTTTGCCGTGCGCAACATCGGCAGCGTCAAGGTCACCCGGCCAGGCACACCGATCTGGGCCTTGGTGGTGGGCATCCTGGGTGCGGCCATGGGCGCCAACCCTGACACTCGGATCTTCGGTGTGATGGTGCTGCTGGCCGCCGGCCTATGGGTTTGGCAACAGGTGCGAATCCGCCGCCTGGTCCTGGTCAGCGGCGGCGGTGAGTCCGTCGCGCTCCAGTCCACCAATGGCGCCCTGATCGAGCGCGTTCGCGCCGCTATCGCACAAGCCATTTCTGCCCGCTGA
- a CDS encoding ParB/RepB/Spo0J family partition protein produces the protein MDQTTEQQRITEILLGDLHESPFNPRKTFNDTDLQELAEDIKSHGRILQPLLVRPRVPALFANTNDPAAVAGYELVFGHRRLRAARLAGLTHAPCMVHVMTDLEVKRAQISENLQRKDVHPIEEAEGFRALIDEHNETAERIAMSLGGMNKLSYVYSRLKLLQACSEVKTACLANEIGSETALLIARLRIPKLQEKALGYIKGKYLSLSDGGKESTRRISDLLNERFTLDLHKAPFPIDEEMLLPAAGNCIRCTKRTANAPEFTDVLNAKKPNRYSSLNLGADVCTDPDCFAEKKVVFFKRQADELRAKGREVVDGNKARVAVSATGEIKGAYLPLATVRGELDKAKTAAQLDGKIPMPAAVVIQDPRTGKTYEAVKVSDLVEAGVKVSDAKQREADSYEAAERRRKIKREANEAKAKELTRANLELIKRVRTHLASSARTAHDLQLVVRTAMDGIGHWDKAPLIELWNAPSFEALVKRVGSMAVGDLNMLLMDCVLVTDAQVQSHALGKKPETLLQVAKNYGIEAPQAPAKPVPTPSTAAQAQGKAAAKKAGSVQYRNAKTGETWSGRGLQPKWLKVAIAGGAKLSDFVQPTPSTAGAGAKQGASLRELVKDRDTLARQIGLIGFRDGDELAAQASQSQTVEAGFAGEEIAAVKQFITSHPDTLRAPYKKVKVDAGVPAGGGVAQPVANEEAGA, from the coding sequence ATGGACCAAACCACAGAGCAACAGCGCATCACCGAGATCTTGCTGGGCGATCTGCACGAGAGCCCCTTCAATCCTCGCAAAACGTTCAATGACACCGACCTGCAGGAGCTGGCCGAAGACATCAAGAGCCACGGCCGCATCCTGCAGCCGCTGCTGGTGCGCCCCCGTGTGCCCGCGCTGTTTGCCAACACCAATGACCCGGCGGCCGTGGCCGGCTATGAACTGGTGTTCGGCCACCGCCGCCTGCGGGCCGCACGTCTGGCTGGCCTGACCCACGCACCATGCATGGTGCACGTGATGACCGACCTCGAGGTCAAGCGTGCGCAGATCTCGGAGAATTTGCAGCGCAAAGACGTGCACCCGATCGAGGAAGCCGAGGGCTTCCGCGCCCTCATCGATGAGCACAACGAAACGGCCGAGCGCATCGCCATGTCTCTGGGCGGGATGAACAAGCTCAGCTATGTTTACAGCCGCCTCAAGCTGCTGCAGGCCTGCAGCGAAGTCAAGACCGCTTGCCTGGCCAATGAGATCGGCAGCGAAACGGCGCTCTTGATCGCACGCCTGCGCATCCCCAAGCTGCAGGAGAAGGCCCTGGGCTACATCAAGGGTAAGTACCTCAGCCTCAGCGACGGCGGCAAAGAGAGCACCCGCCGCATCAGCGACTTGCTGAACGAGCGATTCACCCTGGACCTGCACAAAGCACCCTTCCCGATCGACGAAGAAATGCTGCTGCCCGCCGCCGGCAACTGCATCCGCTGCACCAAGCGCACAGCCAACGCGCCCGAGTTCACCGACGTGCTGAACGCGAAGAAGCCCAACAGGTACAGCAGCCTGAACCTGGGTGCCGACGTGTGCACCGATCCCGACTGCTTCGCCGAAAAGAAGGTGGTCTTTTTCAAGCGGCAGGCCGATGAACTACGCGCCAAAGGCAGGGAGGTGGTGGACGGGAACAAGGCGCGCGTTGCCGTCAGCGCCACTGGCGAGATCAAGGGAGCGTATTTGCCCTTGGCCACCGTTCGCGGCGAACTGGACAAGGCCAAGACAGCGGCGCAGCTGGACGGCAAGATTCCGATGCCGGCCGCCGTCGTCATCCAGGACCCGCGTACCGGCAAGACGTATGAGGCCGTGAAGGTGTCTGACCTGGTGGAAGCCGGCGTGAAGGTGAGCGATGCCAAGCAGCGCGAGGCCGACTCTTACGAGGCCGCGGAGCGGCGCCGCAAGATCAAGCGCGAGGCAAACGAAGCCAAGGCCAAAGAACTCACCCGTGCAAACCTCGAGCTGATCAAGCGGGTGCGCACCCACCTTGCATCCTCTGCGCGCACGGCCCACGACCTGCAGCTGGTGGTGCGCACGGCAATGGACGGCATCGGCCACTGGGATAAAGCCCCGCTGATCGAGCTGTGGAACGCACCAAGCTTTGAAGCGCTGGTCAAGCGCGTCGGGTCCATGGCTGTGGGCGACCTGAACATGCTGCTGATGGACTGCGTGCTGGTCACCGACGCACAGGTGCAGTCCCACGCGCTAGGCAAGAAGCCCGAAACGCTGCTGCAGGTGGCCAAGAACTACGGCATAGAGGCACCGCAGGCGCCTGCAAAACCCGTCCCTACCCCCTCCACTGCTGCGCAAGCGCAGGGTAAGGCGGCGGCCAAGAAGGCGGGGTCGGTTCAATACCGAAATGCCAAGACGGGCGAGACCTGGTCGGGCCGCGGCTTGCAACCCAAATGGTTGAAGGTGGCCATCGCCGGCGGCGCCAAGCTCAGCGACTTTGTGCAACCTACCCCTTCCACCGCTGGCGCGGGCGCAAAACAGGGCGCCTCGCTGCGCGAGCTGGTGAAGGATCGGGACACCCTGGCCAGGCAGATCGGCCTGATTGGCTTTCGGGATGGAGACGAGCTTGCTGCGCAAGCAAGTCAAAGCCAGACGGTTGAAGCCGGCTTCGCCGGCGAAGAGATCGCGGCGGTCAAGCAGTTCATCACGTCGCACCCGGACACGCTCCGCGCCCCGTACAAAAAAGTGAAGGTTGACGCCGGCGTGCCCGCCGGCGGTGGCGTGGCCCAGCCCGTGGCGAATGAGGAGGCAGGCGCATGA
- a CDS encoding J domain-containing protein translates to MPANLTHYQVLGVAPDASAEDIKQAWRRASSAAHPDKAGGSADAQAATNKAYEVLSNPERRQLYDATGVDDLITPIEAEARMLLAQMISAALDKPGEDLVGQVYGMLAHEIEKLIDNVAEARALRDNLISRRESVLVDAGDNMVQQIIDDKVKGWDATLVDLERVGKMLSAAHLAFSAYRSAPLATLDEVDAWLQSDYQRQREKARVEGAA, encoded by the coding sequence ATGCCCGCTAACCTGACCCACTACCAAGTTTTGGGCGTCGCCCCTGACGCCTCGGCCGAAGACATCAAACAAGCATGGCGCCGGGCGTCCAGTGCAGCGCATCCCGACAAGGCGGGAGGCAGCGCAGACGCACAGGCCGCGACCAACAAGGCCTATGAGGTGCTGAGCAACCCCGAGCGGCGCCAGCTCTACGATGCCACTGGTGTGGACGATCTCATCACACCGATCGAGGCCGAGGCCCGCATGTTGCTGGCGCAGATGATCTCGGCCGCCCTGGACAAGCCGGGCGAGGATCTGGTCGGCCAGGTCTATGGAATGCTGGCGCACGAGATCGAAAAGTTGATCGACAACGTAGCCGAGGCTCGTGCCCTGCGCGACAACCTCATCAGCCGTCGGGAGAGCGTGCTGGTCGACGCCGGCGACAACATGGTCCAGCAAATCATTGACGACAAGGTCAAGGGCTGGGATGCAACGCTGGTCGACCTCGAGCGCGTTGGCAAAATGCTCTCTGCAGCACACTTGGCCTTTTCGGCCTATCGGTCGGCGCCGTTGGCTACGCTTGACGAGGTCGATGCCTGGCTGCAGAGCGACTACCAGCGCCAGCGTGAGAAGGCTCGGGTAGAAGGCGCGGCGTAA